In Scomber japonicus isolate fScoJap1 chromosome 11, fScoJap1.pri, whole genome shotgun sequence, the genomic stretch TAGACCATGACAAATGTATAGTCAGCAAGCTGATTGTCTATGTTTATAAGAAGTCAATAATTTTCTAGCTTAAGAAAGCAATTCAATTCATTACCAAATTTCAGAATCCGGGACTTAATACCTAATTATGCAACTGGTTCCTGGACTTCTTAACGAACCGCACTCTGTCTTTCAGACCCGGCAAGCATGTATCATCCACTTCATCCCTTAGCACTGGTACTCCACAGGGATGTGTGCTTAGCCCATTACTTTACACCCCTTTTGCACATCACTGCTGCTGAACGCTGCTTTGCGTTGTTTTCTGCAATGACAATGAAGACCTTTGTACTTAAATTTGGGGTTGAATGTAATGCTGTAGTTTAGAAGATGTAAATCACTCTTAAAGCTTGAGTTTTagaaattgtacttttttttactgtgctTTACTCAGTAGAATAAGTTCTGTTTTTCATAGGGCTCAAACACAAGGGTTTTCTTTATCATTCAGTGCTTTGACAGATCCTGAAGTGATCAAAGTCGAAGTGTCTTTATTGTCCTTATATTGtgaacaatacaacaaaattaaaagtgCTGCTCTGTTAGGTGCCACAAACAGCGGATTCATATCACACTCAATCACAGatcatacataaataaataaataaatcaatcaaatcaaatcaaatcaaatcaaatcaaatcaaatcaataagAACAAGAATATTGCATGTGGAGAAGAAGAGTCAATTCAATTATTGTATTACACGGAAGGAGCATGTGTGAAAGGTGGTTTTGACACCTCTTCTAAAGTTCATGCCACTCTTTGGTGTTGGGGCTCAGTTGGTTATCTCCCTGTGAGTGATTCTTTCAAGACAGATGGACAATAACCTGCTTTTTGTTCCTCTATATATATTTGCATCTGTGCTTGTAGCTGCAGCAGTGGCGGgctcagcaggaggaggtggcgAAGCTGGAAGCAGCTATAGCTGCCAGacaacaagaggaggaggaggcaaagTTAAAGAGGGACCAGGAGAAAGAAGCCACCATCAGGTTACAGCAGAAAGACAAAGTAAGGTCTCCATCACACATCAATTCATGTGCCAGTTTCCTCCTACAGCACGTGCTTTATGCATATGGTTGTATGAGGGACAGGGCAGTATTTTATAGAGGCATGGAAAATTCTTGTTAGCTTTTCCAAACCTGTACACCCTTTTGAATAACTTGTTTGTATTAGATAAATTAAAAATAGCTTCAGAGGTAcatcaaataaaaccaaatttcCAGCATCATGTATGTGACATCCATTTAATAAGAATGCACAAACTTCTGCTTCAGGTAGCTGACCATTTGTGGCTACATTGTCTGAAGGATTTAATTGTGGGAACACATGGAGATCAAGTTGAAGGCATACATTATTACAGTTATATGGGTATTTTGATTATTGAGTGTAGTTATAGCCCTCGCTAGTACAACAACAccagaatatgtgtgtgtgtgtatgtgtctgacATCTCTCTCCTCAGAGGTCTGTTAGGAGAGCTTTGGAAACCTGAGACACTCTGATTAATGAGAGCATTTAAGCTACATTGGATTCCATATAATTTAGCACAACATTCTGCCAGACATTGAAATATAATCTAATTCTCTCTGTTTACACTTATCTGATTCGAGCTTTGTCACAATCAATAGGACATGACGATTCTAAGAGTTCTGTGGGAGTCAGTTTATGGGAAGTGGGGCTACTGTTAACTGTTTGTCGTCATTCTTTGTAAAATGTTGTTCCCACTCCCCAGGTCCggcagttttatttaaagcagCAGAAGAGAAAGGAGGTGTTGGAGCAGAGGGATCAGGAGAGACTCACTAATTTAAGGAGGGACATGGAAGAACAGGCGAGGCGAGATAAAGAGAGGTGAGTCTTGCACCATGGGACCTTGAGCTTTCATTTCTTACTGCATCAAGCTTGCTAAAACAGAATCCAGATACCTAAAATATCATGTTTGCCCATTAGAAGGCATGTTTTCTGTGGCTCTGGAGAAGCTATGTTCAGACTCTGAGAGAATAaccttgatgatgtcacactgatGTCATCAAGGTCTCAGTTTGGGTATGAAGATTACAAATTAAAATTGACATAACAGGAAGTCTGCGTCACGAACTGGAGGTGTGGATTTTGAAAGACACCAGGCAGAGAgggcaaaaaagcaaaaaggtgCTTTTGGTTGCATtatagtatgaacaggaagaataaTAACAATGCGTAAAACCTATTTGTTCTGgcatctgactgttgttttaagatacATTTGAAAGATTGTGAACATATTCTTTAACCTCTGTATTTTACAACTCCGGATTTGCTCTACTTGTGCAGTAGTTgaaaatcttgtttttgctgGTTTCTAGTGGTCTAACTTGCCACACTGATGTCGAAGTGGACTTCAGGGAGTGTCAgtacactgtgacatcactatTGGGTGTGGTGCAACAGAGACTGTACCCACTTTGACCATGTTGGCCATGTCACTTGTCGGGTAACGATGAAGGTGGAAAAACGTTGAAGTGCAGATGGCAGGTGTAATGTTGAATCTCCATCAGCTGGTTAGCAAGCAGCAACAGGAGGCAGGGATACTGCAGTAAACTTGAATCTTTTCAGCTTTTAATTGGATTCTAATTTAATTTGGATTCAAACCCTGTGAAATATGTGTTCATTAGTCCACATTTATCATGATGCTGTTGATACGTGTGGTATTTTGTTTACTTGCCACACAGAGCCCGCAGATTGAAATGAAGTGGAAACCACACCCAACTGACACAAACCAGCAGTACCAGTCAGGTGTTGCAGGGCACCCTCAGCACCTTACTGATCGTAACCTGAGAGGGTGtgacacactgcacacacattcatcctGGTGTtacattacttaaaaaaaaccatCTGCACTGAACCATCTCATGTTTAACATGGTTTAGCATAGCATTTCTTTGCGCTCTTCAGACCCTCACAGGGACTGGTGTTAATACCAGATAATGTTGTTGATTTTGGCTGTGAGGATGAACTCTGGCAGGAATGAGAATCGAGAGGTATGAGGAGATAAAAAGACTCGATGGGAGAGGAGCTGCACACTGGCAGCTCCATAAAACCCTCCACAGCCTGTAGGCCTGCTGTGTCAGGAGCGATTGATATTGTTGGTTGTGGCATCAGCAGAGCAAGAGAGGGGCTGTTTAGGTCTGATGTCCTCACCCTCTGTTCTCCCCTCAGGGTGCGGTTTCGGGCAGATTTGTTGCAACAGCgcatggaggagagagaggcgaAGGAGGCTGAGCagctgagagaagaagaggagaggcagAATCGTCTGGACACTCTCAGAAACCAGGTGGATCATTATCTGCTCTTCACCCCTCTAACCACACTGATTTTCTCTGTCAGTTAAAATGACCCACAAGGGAAAACCCGTACTCATCCTTATCTGATCGAAGGCATCACTGCCACCTTTTGGCAGCAAATAAGAAGACAATTGTATGTTATcagtagatttatttatttttttcctatttatCTTAGGTTGGGGTGGTGGCAGAGGTGGACCCAGAGAGGATGATGGCAGTTACTGAAGCTTGGAAGAGTCGACACTTGAATGTAAAAGAGTTTGAGCTCCAAAAGCCCCTCTACagtataaacacatacacagacacacaggtgagGCCTGATAACATCTACCCTCAAAGCACCTTTACCTTTTGTTTGTATGATTACAAAACCTTTGCAGCTGGTCATTCAACCCAAAATCCTTATCTATGCTCGTGGTGTTAGAGCCTACGTGGCCTCTTTCTCAAGATTCCTTGATTAGACTCAGCTGTTTGAGTTGGACAAGCTGTGGCTAATTTAGCTTATAAATAATGTTTGCGTCTTCATGACCCATATGCAATAATACCTCTGCTCCTACCTGTGTAACAGGGGAGAGATGGTATTAAATAGTAACTATTTCTCCCACTAAAGATTCTCAAAGACTCAAAGTTGTATCTTTGGATTGATTATAGAACATTTTTAACAACTAACCCCAAATGTTACTGACACTTTGGTTTGTCTTTTAAAAGGACCAGATGTCTAAAAATGTTCATCAACAGTTATGAAGTTGTTTACTTAAATAGCATGTCTGAGCAACAATCACAAATTAGCTAACAATACCTAATGcctgaaattaaatgtaatatcacATTATCTTTGTTTTGTTCAGTGAAGTCGTTTTCAATTCTGTGATGtttgaaacatttaaactaCAACTATAAATACTAAGTGCTTCAGATTGTCCATCTTACCACCTCCACTCGTGCTGCTGCCGGGCTGCTGCTAGTCAACAATGCATACAGCTTGAAGTTGAGGGTTGCCACTGCCAGATCATTAGGTCGAGTATGGTAAATGGGCCACATTAACATAGCGCCTTTTCTACTCCTGAgcactcaaagctctttacaAAACATGCCACATTCACCCATCCACACATATATTCTGATGGCAGAAGCTGCCACGCAAGGtgcctgctcatcaggaggagtttctaatcactcacacacagactcacacactgaTAGCACTTCTTGTTGGAGCAATTTGAAGTTCAGTATCTCACCCAAGGACTTCAACATTCAGAATCCGACTCCTCTACCTCTCATATTCCTCATATCCTGCTCTTTCACTCTTTATCATCAtagcacagaaaacacacaaacctgaCAACAGTGCACAGGTTTTACCATTAACATTATATGGAGTCAAAGCAGCTGGATTGAGACgggtaaaaaaatatttgtaagGACAATCCAGCATCACTTGGATATTGGCAGGTGCATATCTCTACCGCCTATGCCCAAATCTACGCCCCCAATCTTGGGTGATCATGACCGGTGATCTGTGCAACATTAGAAATTATGCAAGTTTACTGGCTGGTCAAACAATGTTTGTCCTTATCATAGAGACCTTTAAACACAGCCTTGATCTTTTTCAAGGCCACTTAGTCAGTCGGTGCACTggagacttgtgtgtgtgtgtgtgtgtgatattttgacatttctgtAGAGGTAACAGGttactatttatttactgtgttACTATATGCAATGATTAATGATTGCCAAACTGAGAGAATTTTCTTCTGCAATACCAAACTGTGAAGGATTAATGATTAATCTTGTTTCAAGTATGATGTGCATAGTAAACcataaaatcaaacatttgcTTTTTATGTGTGAGGCATAGTGTGAAACAGcaggaaatgtattatttactgaggatgtttttttaacatctgtTTTCCAGATTGTGTCTGATCCAAGATTGCGGGTTGAACAGGCTCTGCGTGAGGCTGGTCTGAACAACAGCCAGTACGCCAAAGAGGTCCTGTCTGTTATCAAGCCCCCCAAACCCCCTCGACGAGACACCATATCCATACTCAAATTCTGACTGAAGTGTTGCTGGGGATCACATTGTCAAGTCCAAGTAACCTTGTCCTGGCATTGAGCATTATatgaattataaaaataaattttaCTGGACTGAATGTGTAACTATCAGATTCACAGGTGGAGAGTTACAACAGCAAGTCTGACTCATAAGGTAGTTTTTTCTGCTACAGCATTAACCACCAAATGATACAGTACACTATACAgatgttattttttatgttagGTTTATACTCTACAGCACCTCATGAGCAATGCAGTATCATACAGTATCTGAGTGATAATTATGTATCTCCAACAAATGAAAATGACCTTTCTGCAGattcatcaatatttattgACTTCTTATGTGAGGTTTACATTGCATAGACAAGCTTATATGGCAGAAGCTACtaaatgtaatatatgtgtcTGAGTATTTAATAACACATTGATCACTGAAGCACATTGTGTGAAGATCCAGATGATTATTATCTAGAAGTTATGGACTTGGCCAACAACCAAAATATAATCAATAGTTCCTCGCTAACAGACAAAGTACCAAATGTTGAAAAGTCAAGTATTGAAATCAACATACAGAACACATTAGTTAGAAAATGATTATTCTCATACATAGGTAGCAAACTATTAAATAGTAAAACATaatacatactatatatatacgCAAATATATGTGCAACATACATAATATTTTAGCTTTATCAAAGGGATCATACATatcttgacatttttttaaataagtgtcTAATGCACATATTAATATGttaagtacagtatatacacatatCAGTCAAAGCTATATACAGTCATTTGGGAGGTCTGGGGTTGATAAGAGGCGCTGAGGTCTCAGGCAATCTGTCCCAGGCGTTTCTTGATGAAGTGGGACACCAGGATCTGAGGTCTCTGCTGGTACTCCACCAGAACATCATGAGGAGATGTGATTTGGTCTCCGTCAAAGCGGTTCAGCAATGCTACACAGATCACAGCAGCTGTGGGGTAAAATAAGAGATAAACAGTCATTCTGTGTTTCAAATTTCTTTGTTCTTCATGATGGAAGTCAGTTGATCATTACTACAACTTTTATCTTTAAAGATCGATATCTAAGTGACTAATAAGTGGACATTTACTCATTAAAATGTATCTCTAATCGTATATCAGTAGGTTGCAAAACATTGATGAGCTGCAGCTCTATGGGAAATATTCCATGTTATGTAACAAAAAATACCTTTGAGACCACAAACACGGCACATAGCTGCAAAGACGGTGGACTCCATTTCGATATTTCTCACTCCGGCCTCATAGGCTTTCCTCAGATACTCCAGTTTTTCTTCATGAGAGAAGGAGCACAGAGCCCCGTCAAGTCGGCCCTGGCCTAGAGAGACATAGCAAAGGAATTTTCACTACTTGACCTATGGATGCAGTGCTTAAGTTCTCACCTGTACTGTAGGCGAATAAATACAAACTGTGATATCAAACAACCTGTGCATGAAATGTGATTTATACCTTCATAGAAATCATGGGTGCACATGGTGTTTCCGATCACTGTCGGTAAGTTTTCAAGCTCGGAGGAGTACTGCAGAAGCTCATTGGACACCCCTTCATCCAGCTCAGTGCTCCGGGTGATCACTTTACCCAGAACCACCTGCTCAAACTGGGGCCTGAAGGCGTAGTCCACTGCTTTTTCTGTGATTACCACCGTCCCTGGAGCCAGACCTTGAGAACATGGCagataaaaatttaaaaaaatattcattcagtcactttcttttttgatattcattttttgtttacatttagcatcaaacaaaaaatatttagaaGATGTTTATACAGATGTTTGTTTCTTGTTCATGTTTGTCCCAAATCTCAAAATAGTAATTTTCAAAAGAACTCACacacatgaaactgaaaactaCTTA encodes the following:
- the upp2 gene encoding uridine phosphorylase 2; protein product: MAPILLNCMGNDHKEYIKEQVQVKNPYLDTMEEDILYHFSLSTKTHNLPEMFGDIKFVCVGGSANRMKAFAQFIHQELELPGNPDEIGDICEGTDRYCMYKVGPVLSISHGMGVPSISIMLHELIKLLHHAQCRDVVLFRLGTSGGVGLAPGTVVITEKAVDYAFRPQFEQVVLGKVITRSTELDEGVSNELLQYSSELENLPTVIGNTMCTHDFYEGQGRLDGALCSFSHEEKLEYLRKAYEAGVRNIEMESTVFAAMCRVCGLKAAVICVALLNRFDGDQITSPHDVLVEYQQRPQILVSHFIKKRLGQIA